TCTCAAGTATAAGCCTTGCCTGCAGACTATTGCAGGATCCTGGAGTATATTGAAGCAGATTTTTTGGGCCATATTCAGAGAGAAGGCCCTTTTAAACTGAAGCCATTGGTCCAACCCAAGTCTTGACTTTATTGCTAAAATAAGAACGTATGCATTGCCCTTAAAGCGAGTGCTGTACTTCAATGCTACACTATTGGTGCGACAATATCCTTTACTCAAGAGCAGTGAGAATAATACGGGTCTAGCGTGTTGTTTCTGATGATGGCTTGTGCGCTTTCCCTCTCCTGACATCATACTGAACATTTATCTCATTCAAGTACAACGTATTGCTTCCAAATACTTTGAATGCCTCCTGAGTTCTAGTACTAAGCCTAAGAATATTTTCAATATTACACTGTCAGAGATTGACATACGTGTTTTGTAGACAAACCACTACTAGGTCTTCTAAGAAAAAGTGGAGTTTGCTTCCGCCTTTTACAGTACACATACTACTAGTACTCAGTGTACCAATTCATAGTATAAACCATCCACGGAAAAACCATCTGTATGACATACTAGTAAATCATTGATCACTTTGGGTTGTGCACACATTGACAGAAAGGTTAATTAGGAAAGCTCCCTTAATCAAACCTTATCAAACCTCTAAATGATCCTCTAATGTCAGATATAAGACACAGTGTATACCCATTACTCTATGACCAGCGGCACAACAATCAATTCAGAGTATTATTCAATTTACAGTCTGTTTACAGTCCTAGACcttgtttattatatatttaacaatTACTTTTGTCTGGAATTTGTGGTTTAGGTATTCGTGCGTATGAGCAGCTCGGCTACAGGGCCTTTGGGACCCCGGGGAAGATGGCGGCGGGTATCGCCATCACGCTGCAGAACATCGGAGGTGAGGTCACACAGCTATTTGCCCTCACTTAACCTCTGCTTTGATTGCATTCTATGCTTAGGACATTTGGACTATTACTGTGTAAGTGTCCTTGTAGTTAAAGAGTAACTCATTGTTTGTATGTCCTTTTCACAGCCATGTCCAGTTACTTGTACATCGTCAAGTATGAGTTCCCCTTGGTCATCCAGGCCTTTCTGAAGCTGGATAAACCTGCAGGGTGAGTGGCTAATATATGACTTTAAAGTTTGCATTAATACTCTAAGACTTCACATCCAGGAAACACAGGGAAGGAATCCACTTTGTATCAAAACGTGAATGTTTGAAATAGATTCCATCCTTTTATTCCTGTTCTTGTGAGAAACTCACTggtgaaagacaaaaacaatgaatTTGAATCAATCCTGAAGATTTCCGTCGTATTTTCTTAGTGATTCCCGTGGTTACCGGTGGGAATGGTAAGTATAGTTTAACACTACAGCAAACGCACCTCGTGCAGATACAttgtcaaaaatacaaaaaaacgaTGTATCTTTCAGCGCTGCCAAATAAACCGGATCAAAATAAACTCACTAATTCCACTCACTGGAATTTATGCATCTGGATCATTGTCACATCTGTAGATACTGGCCATGCCtcctaaatgtttaaaaaaaaaaaaacctgctcatgaaaataaaaatagtagTGGACATCCCGCCACTTGACCATGGGACCTTATGCAGCCGTCCCGCCTGTGCAGACGCTTCAGACAGAGGAGTCGGGCTGTGCCGTTCGGAGCTGCCTCGTGCTGCTCAGGAGGAGAACAGCTGTGATAGTGACCCTGGAGGAAGAGAGCAGCGCGGCCGCTCGGTAACAAAACACAGTTAGACTCCACGGCTGAAAAACGTAAAACCGTGGGATATCGCTGGCTAGTGCAGGTGGcctcagagacaaacaacacTCGCTCACTTCGACGGGGGGATTTGGAGTGTGGTGGCACACAGCAGCCTTTGCCCCAGTTAGAGTCTCTCCTCACCTGCTTTCCAGCGTTTGAGTGTTCGcggaggaaaaggggggagaatTGGGAGTTTATGATAAAAGTGCAAGTTAACTACATGATCCACATGAGGGAGCGTGGAAAACACCTCTGCTGTTAACGTTTGTAGACTTTTCAGAGCGGCGTGTCCCAGTGCCTGTGGTCACCATAGCGATGATGCTGTGTGACAGCATGTCAGCAGTGCTCTCTGCTGTCAGCTCTACGTTCTCTGTGTCGCAGGGATCTGGGCCATTGTCAGCATTCAACGCTTATTTGAAACGGCAGACTAAATTGTACCACTGGCATTTCATCCCTTCAGTGGGTGTGTTTTTACTAAACTGTAGAGGgggtggacaaaataacagggaCACCTCACGGTCAGATGCAAGAGAATACGATAGTTTTGCAACAAATACTACTTCATCTAGATTTacatggaaacaaaaacatgataCATTATAATTTGCAGAGCAAACACTGtaactgtttgttttcttgaatTTCTATTAGctgatttttaatttcaccgtgttttcattcttttcctGTTCCTGGAAAATAAAGCACAATATCTTTTTAAAGCATCAAATACAAGAATTCCCACatgcataaagacacacaattcaactgaaaaacaaatccagaggtcTTTGACAGGCTTTAATTCAGCTCTGTGATTTGTGGTAGTTTGTGGTGTTCTTGTAGTGAAACAGAGTCACCCGAAACTAAACATGATTACTTTGATGGGGCTTACTGTCGTGTCCtcctgcatcacacacacaatcaatttACACCCGAGGCTGTTTCTGTGTGCTTGTTCAAACAGTCACTGGTGGAGAGTGTTATTTGTATACTTGTGTAGTTGTCTTTTGttactgattgtgattgttaaCGATTGGGCATTTGTTAAATACTGTATGTTTATCAGAACAGCaccagtcaaatgtttggacacattttctcattcgattcaattcaatgagaaagtgtgtccaaacttttgactggtaatgtaagtgtgtattaGAGTATTTGAAGTATCAGACCCTGGTCCAGATGGCCATAGGGCAGGATGACAACAGGATAAATGAGCCTCTTTTTTCCCCGAGAAGTGTGTCaacgtgtgtgtggttgtgtgtaagtgtgtgtgcgtgtgtgtttgtgtacccgCAGAGCCTCCCACCTAATAGAAGTCACAAAATGAATCACCCCTACCGTGTCAGTCTAAAAATAACTCACAGAGGGTGTTTTTTCTGGACCTGGCTGTGCACGGAGCAGCGACGTGTGGCAGGTTGTCTCGGCCGGTCTACCATATGGTTCGCCAAACGCCTCACATCCTCCACGCAGTCATGATGGTGGTTTTTACTTTGGCAGTGGAATGTAGCTAGACTGTGTTTGCATAACGTTTAGTGGTGTTTACACTTTGGATTTTAGTTTTCCCTCCCCACTGTGGGACAGTCAGTGGACACCATGACAATGGAGGTAACCCATGCTAAGTGGAAGGAGTAAATAAGTCAAATTATGCTGATAACTGATAAACCGATTGCCTGATCCCCATTCTTTATCTTTCATTATATCATCTCTAAATTGTATCTCTAAGACGATTTTCTATATGATTGTTCCAAAACTTCCAGCATGATGCCTGGTTTTATTATTTCTGCAGTCATTAAAAAAGTATGTTGTATAAACTGCAATATGTAATTTGCGTGTTGCAGTAACCTCTCCTAAAAATGTTCCTGTGAACAACACTGAGGACATGACCTCCGTGTCCCAGCTATAGCCACCGTGCTTGGTGTCCAGTGGTCCAGGGAGAAAAGAGGCTTATTTTTTTCCACTCTGGATATTTGATTTCATGGCAACCAGTTTAATTCACCACTTTTCACCTATGAATAAAAAGACTGGGCATTGTTGTGGATATATGCAATTCTGCTTTTCCCCAAcatgcaaaatgtatttgtctaCATGTCTGTCTCCTCAATCAATATGCGAGACACTACAAATGCTTAAGAGGATTGAGAGGAGTGGTTGAGCCGAGTCATTTTAaactaatgtgtttttatttttttcctctctgcagtgaaTGGTACATGAACGGGAACTACCTTGTGATCATTGTATCTATTGCAGTAATACTACCTCTGGCTCTCATGAAACAGCTAGGTAAGTACAGTACTTGGTACATTATGTAGCCACTGCAACTGCAAACACCCGCTACGGGATTATGTGTAACTACTGTTTAACATCCAGCAAAAATGCTAAGCTACTGCTGCAGGATCACAAGTGACATCACCGAGACCGCCAACTGACTCTGTCATATTTCTTACAAAATAAGCAATTTGTATCTTTAGTTTGCTAACAGTATCCAGCAAAAGCATGTTAGACAAGTAGtattccagcagcagcaacaactcaaACTCAAACTTTTCATTGTTCAGAAGAAGCATGTGCTTTAACAAAACGGCTTTGAACTATACTACTATTGAATCAAATTGAAAATACCTAGTCCTCAGGTATGAACATTTTGGAATGAAGCCTTGAATATTGTTGATAAAAACATACTTTCTCCCAACATTACATGAAACATCACAGATGGAAAGAGGAACAAAAAAGCAGGGAGAGACGGAAGTGGGAAATGGGGAATGGGGGCATATTGTCTCCTGCCGAGACTTCAAGGACAACAGAGCCAGTCAGTTAGAATCCAGCAATGAGCTCCGACTCAGCAGCATTTTAAAGGAGAAATACACAACACTCGCAAAAATACCAGCAAATAACAATTTGCCATGTAAATAAATAGTGGCGTAATgttgttctcctccagctgctttgtTGAAATAGCCAGGCGGGCACCGCGTGCTTCTAGTAGATGTTAGATGTTGGTGCATGTTAGTACATGTTAGTGCATGTGAACGTGCAAAGGCAAACTTCTCTCATGTGCACGGCTAAACAGTGGGATTACAGGGTCACATGATAAGCCATGGGGCCCTAAAGACTTGGGAAGAGATGTTTGTAATGTTGGTGGACAACACGTTTCAATCAGTGGGCCCTAAAAGTTGTTATTTTCGATCGTGTGATTAGCTTTGTTGGCCCCTTGGATGAATGGAGATTTTCATTGAACTTTTTTTGCTTTCGCTCCAATGATCAACTTTCAGGGGAATGATCGGAGCACCTTCGTTCTCTTCATGAATCCAAGTTAGCACCATTAGTGAGAGCAGAGTAACAgaattcaaaaggaaaaactgaTTTCACTGGTGCTAATTGGAAACAAGCATCATTTGTATGTTTTCCAACCTTAACCCCGAGCGTTTGTGTTTTAGGATACCTGGGATACACCAGTGGTTTCTCCCTGAGCTGCATGGTTTTCTTCCTCATTTCGGTACGTCCTCTATTCCTACATGTGATCTTGACTTGTCTTGCCTTTGGTTTCTGGTCTGTTGGCAGAAACATCAAGGCAGCATATTCACATGCACTGGGATCATCATCTCTTTACTATTCCCTGCTCGCTCGACTCATTGCAGAGGACAAATGTCGGCACGCCGGGGTTCCTggctctgtgtgtctcttgtctttcTCTGACCTAGTTTCGGCTGTGTGATCAGTAATCACTGCATTGCCCTCTGGCTCCGTCTCAGTACCATATTTTCGCCCTGTCCTTATGCTAACTGTGTCCCACAGACCTGTTTACTGCTTAACGCCTCTCCTCTGCACTGCACAGGTCATCTACAAGAAGTTCAATACCCCGTGCCCATTCACGGACTTTTCATTCAATAGCACTGCTAGCGTGCTGAATGTAAGCGCCATGGATCCTGGTGGGGAGCCCGATCCTGCCTGCATTCCCAAAATGGCCAACCTCAACTCCCAAGTAGGTGTTTTTTGTGCATGATACCGAGTCTCAAACGTCCACTGTCATGTCCACCGAGTGCCAGTGACTATGTGATAGTCATCTCCAGCATGTTGCGGGTCACAATCCAGGCATGGGAATTGCACTTGGTTTGAAGCACTCAGGGCTTTTATCATGCTGTTAATGATAGACAATATGTCTGTGATTAATGGAAGGAGCAAAGACGGACAGGGACCTCCGAGCTATCTGCACCTGTCTGCGGGGGAACACGCGTTGCTTTGACATTCTGTTGCTGTCAGTGAGATCATCAAGTTTGCTCTTTGTGGGGCAGAGATGTTAGTACCCACTTTTTACACTCAACACATACTTTTAAAAACAGGAAAGGACTGTTAATGATAGCTGGAGTCTTTATTATCCCTTAAAGATGAATGAGACATTCTTAACCCAGACCTGAAAGACAATCACCGCTGCTCAGCAGTTTACGAGCAAGGCTGAAGCTtgtctgcagcagagacagagttAATGGCAGGGAAACATGTAGCCCTGTGTGATATGTCTGACCCAGTAATGGGCAGTGGGGTTGGTGGTGAGACGCCTGGGATGCCGCTGCTCTATCTATGGTGACCTGTTGGGGTTCATTTTCAGACGGCCTACACCATCCCCATCCTGGCGTTCGCCTTTGTGTGTCACCCCGAGGTCCTGCCCATCTACACAGAGCTGCGCAAGTATGTTGGAAAGCGCTCGCTAACCTTTCTGACAGGAAATCCGTTGCATAAAACGAGGAGATCTGATTTGTGCTCGGCTGATCACAACCTAGTCACGTGCACTGCTTTCACTTTATGCGTTGGCAGTGCTTGTATGATGTAGCATGTTGTTAGTTCAAATGTATCATCCTGCCTGTTGCAGTTTCCTACGGCTAAGGAAAGCACCATAactcaagttgtttttttaactgtgcTACATGCTCTCTATATGAGAGTGGATGCTCTGATGTTATGTGTGCAAattagtttttgtgtgtgtgtgtgtgtgtgtgtgtgtgtgtgtgtgtgacatcacatTGCAATATCTTCTGATTTCAGTCCCACCAAGAAAAAGATGCAGCATGTGGCCAACATCTCCATTGCAGTCATGTACTGCATGTACTTCCTGGCTGCTCTTTTTGGATACTTAACTTTCTATGGTGAGGCCTGGTCCTCTTCCCATTACAGAACAGCGTGTGTcaaattttatttttactttaattgcTCTAATTTATTGTTACACGGTTATCAGCACAAGTCTGAATCACTATGTTGAAGACCGTGAAAGCGTCATGATGCGTCTTCTCCCTCTAGTGGTCATATTGTGGACCTGATATGAACCATTTATTATTCCAACATAATCCATTGGACTGCAAATACATCATTATTTTTGAACGTTTTATTAAATAGTtgaaatagtaaaaaaatataaaatattaatattaaaaagtaGAATTTTACATAAATTCATTAGGTTATTAATGAATGATCTTTGCATTGTACTCATTGGTGTTGACATAGCAGTCAATATTACTATTTGACTTGTATTGTAAGTAGcctatatcattattatttcatgtCATCACTGTACAAGGAAAGGACGGGTGTTCTCCCGTAAttaaaactacatttaaatgtttcttttttttctttcaggggAAGTGGAAGCAGAGCTGCTTCACACCTACAGTCGCATAGACCCGTATGATactttgattttgtgtgtgcgtgtggctgtACTCATTGCTGTCACACTCACTGTACCCATTGTGCTCTTTCCTGTAAGTACAATTTTAGCACCTTAAGTCAACACATTGGCTCAAATCCGCTATTTTCTTCATGCAGTGACATGTAtgaatgtcttttttattttactcagGTGCGAAGAGCAATCCAGCAGATGATATTTCCCAACAAGACCTTCAACTGGCCCCGTCACATCGCCATTGCCTTCGTTCTGCTCACTTTCATCAACATGCTGGTCATCTTTGCTCCCAACATCCTGGGCATCTTTGGGGTCATTGGTAGGTTGGACCTCCACTGACTGGGACACCTGAGTATAGTCTCCATGATCTCTTTAAAGCCTATGCATGTATTTTCCTATTTGGTTTTTTACACATGCGAGTGTATTATTAtataaatgtgatttatttccctccttcttcttgtACATTCCATATAATAACTAATGAGGGTGGGAGTGAAGGGATTGAGAACTCACACCGAATTGGTTTCATGAATGATTTTCTGCCTTTTGTCTGCTTTCCAGGTGCCACATCTGCCCCATGTCTCATCTTCATATTCCCTGCTGTCTTCTACATTCGTATTGTTCCCAAAGAAGAGGAGCCAATGACCTCATTCCCCAAAGTCATGGTGAGCATCTCATAGGAATAACATGAGCGTGAGAATAAGGACATTTGTAGACAGTGAGATGATATAGACAGATGT
The Gasterosteus aculeatus chromosome 17, fGasAcu3.hap1.1, whole genome shotgun sequence DNA segment above includes these coding regions:
- the LOC120835085 gene encoding sodium-coupled neutral amino acid transporter 3 isoform X2 gives rise to the protein MSGDRPADSVETGLAEANAVPNGKGHEEEMSLSGNTPSADAGEKTEIMEANLPEGQEFLSGTEDKKNPHFTDFEGKTSFGMSVFNLGNAIMGSGILGLAYAMANTGVVLFLVLLTVVAVLSSYSIHILLKLSGIVGIRAYEQLGYRAFGTPGKMAAGIAITLQNIGAMSSYLYIVKYEFPLVIQAFLKLDKPAGEWYMNGNYLVIIVSIAVILPLALMKQLGYLGYTSGFSLSCMVFFLISVIYKKFNTPCPFTDFSFNSTASVLNVSAMDPGGEPDPACIPKMANLNSQTAYTIPILAFAFVCHPEVLPIYTELRNPTKKKMQHVANISIAVMYCMYFLAALFGYLTFYGEVEAELLHTYSRIDPYDTLILCVRVAVLIAVTLTVPIVLFPVRRAIQQMIFPNKTFNWPRHIAIAFVLLTFINMLVIFAPNILGIFGVIGATSAPCLIFIFPAVFYIRIVPKEEEPMTSFPKVMAVCFAAIGVLFMIMSLSFIIIDWTSGSSKASSGH
- the LOC120835085 gene encoding sodium-coupled neutral amino acid transporter 3 isoform X1, which gives rise to MSGDRPADSVETGLAEANAVPNGKGHEEEMSLSGNTPSADAGEKGNIPNTAQNDRTEIMEANLPEGQEFLSGTEDKKNPHFTDFEGKTSFGMSVFNLGNAIMGSGILGLAYAMANTGVVLFLVLLTVVAVLSSYSIHILLKLSGIVGIRAYEQLGYRAFGTPGKMAAGIAITLQNIGAMSSYLYIVKYEFPLVIQAFLKLDKPAGEWYMNGNYLVIIVSIAVILPLALMKQLGYLGYTSGFSLSCMVFFLISVIYKKFNTPCPFTDFSFNSTASVLNVSAMDPGGEPDPACIPKMANLNSQTAYTIPILAFAFVCHPEVLPIYTELRNPTKKKMQHVANISIAVMYCMYFLAALFGYLTFYGEVEAELLHTYSRIDPYDTLILCVRVAVLIAVTLTVPIVLFPVRRAIQQMIFPNKTFNWPRHIAIAFVLLTFINMLVIFAPNILGIFGVIGATSAPCLIFIFPAVFYIRIVPKEEEPMTSFPKVMAVCFAAIGVLFMIMSLSFIIIDWTSGSSKASSGH